Part of the Cupriavidus basilensis genome is shown below.
CGCGGCAACGCCGCCTGCCAAGTTCGCGCACTTTGTTCTGCGAACATCCCGCTACCAGGAGGTTGTCCGGTACTACACCAACCTCCTATGCGCACACCCGTCCTTTGCAAACGACGTGTTGACGTTCCTCACGTACGATGAGGAACACCATCGAATCGCCGTACTCAATGTGCCCGAGCTCGCAGATCAACAGGCAGGAGTCGCGGGAGTTCATCACGTTGCATTTACCTACGGCTCGCTGGCAGAGCTGATTGGTAACTACGAACGTGCCAAGGAGCTCGGCATCGAACCAGTCTGGTGTACCAATCATGGTCCGACCACGTCGCTCTACTACCGTGATCCGGATGGGAATCAACTCGAGCTGCAGGTGGAGAACTTCGACACCATCGAAGAATCGACCAGATTTTTCTATTCTCCGGAATTCGCCGAGAACCCAATTGGCGTCGACTTTGATCCGTCGGAGCTTGTTCGTCGCTTTCACGCGGGCGAGTCCGAGGCCGGACTCAAGAAGCGCCCACATGTTGGCGCTCGCCGCTTCGACTCCACCGTAAAGATTGTTTGATTGCGTAGCAGAGGTTAACTCCCATGATTGAAACTCCGATTCTCATTGCCGGCGGCGGACCGGTTGGCTTGACCCTCTCGCTCGAGCTGGCCCATCAAGGCATCAGAAGCATCGTTGCGGAACGCAATCCCACTACGACACGTCATCCCAAGATGGACTTGACCAATGGTCGAAGCATGGAGTTGTACCGACGCATCGGCATCGCCGACAAGCTTCGGAAAGTGGGTGTGCCAGAGAGCAGTCCGTTCGACATCGTCTGGGTGGATAGTCTGGCGTCTCACGAACTCTGTCGCTTTCCATACCCGTCAAGTGCGAGGTCTCAAGAAATCCGGAAGACTCAGAACGATGGAACTTTGACACTCGAAGCGCCGATGCGGGTGAGCCAGATTGTTTTCGAGCCGGCGCTCAAAGACGCCGCCGACGCAAGCGCTCTTGCACAGACGTGGTTCGGCTGGAATGTTGAATCCTTCGAGCAGGATGCGAAAGGCGTGACAACACTCTTGCACAACCGCGATCTAGGTGAAACCCGCGAGGTGCGATCCCAGTATCTGGTTGGCTGCGATGGCGGCAACAGTATGGTCCGTCGCCACCTTGGAATCGAGTTGCACGGAACAAGCAATGCTGCTCAAGCCTTCATGGTGCACTTCCGCTCTGACGCGCGCGATCTTCTGCAGCGCTTCGGGGTTGCTTGGCATATCCAGACGGGGAGTGGCGCGCTAATCGCTCAGAACGACAAGGATATCTGGACGCTGCAGGCGTTCCTGCCGCCTGGAGTCAAAGGGGAGGAGTTGGATCCGCACGCGGTACTGAAGAGTTGGATCGGTGAGGACTTTGACTACGAAATTCTTCAGGCAAATCCGTGGTGGGCCCATTTCCTGCTCGCCGATAGCTATCGACAGGGGCGGATCTTCATTGCCGGCGACGCATGCCATCAATGGATGCCTACCGGTGGGTACGGGATGAACTGTGGCGTTGCAGATGCCGCAAACCTGGGCTGGAAGCTTGCAGCGGCAGTTCAAGGGTGGGGCGGAGAACCCCTTCTGGACTCCTATGAGCAGGAGCGACGACCGGTCGCAGAGATGTCACTCAAAACATCCCAACGCCATTTGGGTGTGAGGCTGGAAATTGCACAGGCCTATGCAAGCGCGGGCGAGTTGTCTGGCGAGGGCGACGAGGCTGCGGCACGTCGCACCGAACTTGGTCGAAGAATTCTTGAGCTTGGCAATGCCGAGAACGAGGGGTGGGGCGCTGAACATGGTTACCGATATGCCTCGGCTGTGACGCGGGAAGAGGCAGGCGAACCTCCGGCATTCGATGCGCTGAGCTACACGCCTTCGACCTGGCCGGGAAGCCGTCTTCCGCATGTCTTTCTTTCGGATGGAACGGCAGTGTACGACCGCCTTGGACCTTGGTTCTCTCTGCTGGTCCTGAGGGGCGCGGATACGTCCGAGTTCGAGTCGGCGGCCAAGGACCTAGGGGTGCCCGTGAGAATCGTGCATATCGCGGACGATACCGCCTCGCGAATCTACGGTAGTGCTCTGGTGCTTGTTCGCCCAGATCAGCACGTCGCTTGGCGGGGAGAAGTGCTGCGGGAAAATTGCGCATCCATCCTGGCCTATGCAGCAGGAAGGGCCACCGAAGTGATTCCGGCAGCCGCTTGAATGGTGCCAAGGGCAGCATGAGGAGCTAGAACGGCCGCTCGGACGTAGCTCCCGTTCCAACCGGTCGGTGCCCTAATCGGCCCTGACCGGACAAAGACGAAGGTGGGCCTTAAAAAATCTGGAGACAAGCATGTCTGAAAATAAAGCACAAGTATCACGCTGCCCATTCTCGGCCGCAGCGAAGAACTTCGACCCGTTCGACCCGACATTTCTGGAGCAACCGTTCTCGACGCTAAAGGAGCTGCGTGAATCTGAGCCGGTATTCTTTGACGAGAAGCTCGGCTATTGGGTTGTTACGCGCATGGA
Proteins encoded:
- a CDS encoding VOC family protein translates to MTTSRAATPPAKFAHFVLRTSRYQEVVRYYTNLLCAHPSFANDVLTFLTYDEEHHRIAVLNVPELADQQAGVAGVHHVAFTYGSLAELIGNYERAKELGIEPVWCTNHGPTTSLYYRDPDGNQLELQVENFDTIEESTRFFYSPEFAENPIGVDFDPSELVRRFHAGESEAGLKKRPHVGARRFDSTVKIV
- a CDS encoding FAD-dependent monooxygenase; the encoded protein is MIETPILIAGGGPVGLTLSLELAHQGIRSIVAERNPTTTRHPKMDLTNGRSMELYRRIGIADKLRKVGVPESSPFDIVWVDSLASHELCRFPYPSSARSQEIRKTQNDGTLTLEAPMRVSQIVFEPALKDAADASALAQTWFGWNVESFEQDAKGVTTLLHNRDLGETREVRSQYLVGCDGGNSMVRRHLGIELHGTSNAAQAFMVHFRSDARDLLQRFGVAWHIQTGSGALIAQNDKDIWTLQAFLPPGVKGEELDPHAVLKSWIGEDFDYEILQANPWWAHFLLADSYRQGRIFIAGDACHQWMPTGGYGMNCGVADAANLGWKLAAAVQGWGGEPLLDSYEQERRPVAEMSLKTSQRHLGVRLEIAQAYASAGELSGEGDEAAARRTELGRRILELGNAENEGWGAEHGYRYASAVTREEAGEPPAFDALSYTPSTWPGSRLPHVFLSDGTAVYDRLGPWFSLLVLRGADTSEFESAAKDLGVPVRIVHIADDTASRIYGSALVLVRPDQHVAWRGEVLRENCASILAYAAGRATEVIPAAA